The Ovis aries strain OAR_USU_Benz2616 breed Rambouillet chromosome X, ARS-UI_Ramb_v3.0, whole genome shotgun sequence genomic sequence AGGATTACATTCCTACACTAAAGTGAAAATtaccatcacacacacaaaattggaAAATATGCTAAAACCAAAAGCTCTCTGATAAGAGGATGTTTTTCATCTACTGATTACCTCTCTGTAGCACTAGCTATGTGAAAAATGTGCTCATCTTCATTCTGTAACcgctcttttctccttctttcaatGTCATGTCGTAGGTCACTTGGATCTATTATTTTGACCAGAGTCTGAGGAATTTTGACAGAAGACAAACCATTCACATTACTGTTAGTTGCACAAAGACTGTATTGAACAAGAACCTTAAGTTAAAGTCCTAAATAAGTTATCTTGTACTCATCTTGTTAATGGTAGTGTAAACAGATACAAGTATTTTGAGACACAACTGACAAAACACAGTCAGAAGAGTTCATACCACTGAACCAGGAATCCGACTTCTGGGCCTCTATACCAAAGAAGAGTCTATCTATTCAAGtatattcaaaatgttttatttaaaaaataaccaaaaaatgaaagtaacttaagtgtgaaaaaattttaaaggagaagggaagaaaaatttaTGGTAAATTTAAGTCATAGGAGTAATGTACAACCACTTAAATTATGATGATATAGACTATGTGGAAGTAAACATGGAAAAACACTGAAAAGTTCACTAAAACTTGCAAAGTCTCAATTATAAAAAGGTCATTGGGAATTGAGAGATTTTACATAAAAGGAATGTTATTATagtttaagtaaaaagaaaaagcatccaAAATTGCATGTACTGTGACAGTGACTATGTTAAAATTTCAGACATAAGACTGTAAGGAAAGACAATCAAATAATACTTTGTGTCAAGCGAATtaaaggtaattaaaaaaaatccttaaatttCCTATAAGTTTATTATAGTATTTTGATTAACAGAAATTTCCTGAAAATATCATTGATTCAATAAACTAACCTATCTCTGTAAATTCAGTAAAATTGTAACCATTcatgtgaaaaaaattatttatatattttatcacaaatgtatttattaaaatctCTCCTCTACAAGAACTCTTCACTCTCAATGAATAATTAGCAGGGTTTTTAGAACTTGATACTTCTTCTAAAACAAGAGCCAGTTTTCTTCTCCCTTGGCTAGTTAAGATAGTTTTTCTAATTAGCAACGAAATGAGGGTAgggggaggtggcaggggtgggaacaataaaaaaaagtattattttcattattttgttagtTTATACTCCATAGAATCTTTCATATAATCTTCAGTAAAAGGAAGGGCAGTATCAAATGAAACTAAGTTCCTTTGCATGCATTCCACATACAACTTAAAAATATATCCCACATGactgctttggaaaaaaaaaaggtatccaACATACTTTCTGCAAGATTTACACTGTGAAGTTTTGGGATGAATATTAAACACTATAATTTTATGTCAATTTTACAAAGCTGTAAAATCCTTAGGGACTATCTCTCTTAgggaatatttttgtcttttgccAGTGTTCTCTTTGTAACCTGGCTGAAAACTAGAATCACTTGGAGAGCTTTGTAAATTTCAGATTCCTGGGTCTTAATCATCCTTTCTCACCCACTTTACCTTTTTTGCTCCCAATGACCAGTTCCCTTTCCCGTTAGTTTGTCAACAATAAGATAATCCCCCATCAAAAACCATATTCACTTACCTGTTTTGAGTCATATACCATAGTTTGTTTACTCTGAAGCTCGGCCAAAGACATATCTATTCTCCTAAAATAATAAAGGCATATTACAATTAAATAATTATGTTATACACTGATACCTCGATTCCATTAATACAGAATGGAATTTGAAATAAAGCTGGTGTGtcttgaaggaagaaaaagaaatctgctaCCAGGTGGTTTTTCATCTATGTGGCAGTCTCCCAGGACACACATATCCTGTAAACAACATCACAGTGAAGCCTTAGTAGTTCTCAAATCACTAGTCTGTGTAACCTTAAACTTGGCTCCGGTGATCTACTGCATTCTAACATTGATTCAGCTCAGCTCACAAGACAGGGTTCACCACCTGCTTGGACAGGTGCCAGCAGAAGAAGACATATGTTTTCATCCGGCTGCCCTCAGAACAGTCATTTCTGAGGACATGAAGCAACCCATGATTTCAATGGCTCGACAACTGTCTTTCATTCTTCCAGTGATAACTTCAGTAGGCAATTACTATAGACACAGCAGAATCAAAGTTAGGTaggtaaatattttcaaagtcctGTACATTTAAACAATGCTAATCATGGCTTTAATACAACCTAGTCTATCAAAGTGCACTGGCCTAGTACCTGCTTGGGTCAGTCCTGTTTTAGGCAGGAAATGCTGTTCTAGAGTCTACAGTAAACCCAAGAGGCAGGCAGCATGTTCCCACATCTGTTCTGAGGCTTATTCCCATGAGTTATATGGACGTACAATAATCAGTCATTACCTGTGAATTTCTGGATCCGAGCTCAACTTAGTTTCATTTACATCTGCAGcttttttaacttgaatttttGAGAAACGCTCATGCAGAGTTATTTCAggtgatggaaaataatttgctgcaaaaggaaacaaaaagtttTATCTCAGTGTAAAACTGATTCCACTTAAAAGGTTATATATACAATAAGCACAGGAGTAAGGGAGTATTAAAAAAACATCCAACCtgctttctcttaaaaatatgGGACCTAAATTTATTTCACAGACTAATGTATAGTGCTCACATGTTTTTTCCAAGCTCAAGCAACAGTAAATGGATTTATGAATGCAAAGATTCTGTTCCTATTTGGCATTCCAGCTTACttgccagaggggaaaaaaaatattggcTTTTTCAGAGAGAGGACCTTTCTTCTCCAAGGTAAGAGCTTCCTCACTGTTACTATATGTGGGAAGTAAAGCTGGCATAGAGCTCTACAGTTCACTTAGagcaaaaataatttcaaaaacaacCCTAAAACATCAATACAATTCTGAACAAATGCTAAATGCTATGGTTACATATCACAGAAGGCTTCCTAACGCCATTTTACTTAGTGTTAACCGAAGTTCATGAAGACATTCTCAAAGTGCCTATGCTACAAGCTTTGAACAGAATAGAGAGAAAGATAATACACTTGACCCATGAGAAAGCTACTCGAGCAATCCTTTTCCCTAACGTACTGTTCCTGTTCTGGGACAATCTCCTGGGTTTCTCTGCAATACCAGCTTCCTTTCTGCCAAGGACCACACTTCCTTTGGGTGAGAGGGGCTGGAATTGAGAAGGTGAACTGTTTCAAACTGCATCCTTTAAAGTAAATATATGCTTTAGTTTGAGGGCTGCagagaaaataattcatttgcaaaatgttttCAGAAGGTAAGAAAGATCAACACAATCATCtagtaagaaatataaaattaaaaatttgaaattcacGAAAGATCCTAGCTTATAAAACACAAAACTGCCTTAATTACACAGAATCAATAAAGAAAGTTATTCTACATGACTAAATTTTCCAATTAATGGAAACTGgccagaagcaaaagcaaaacacaactcaatgaaaacctttaaaatattaattatgcaATTCCCTGACATCATAAAGTATAACAAATAATACTGGAGTCTTTTACTGATCACTtagcatcacccttatggcacaaagtccCAGTAACACCCTTGGGGGCTTTAGGAATATGACCAAATGACCTACACTTCCAGATTTCTCGAGCTTCTTGAGTTTCATATCTGGCTtttgttctttcctcctttctactGGGTTATCAGTTATTGTTTCTCTCTGCTCTCAGTATACCTGTCCTTTGCAGCAGCCAACctcttcttttataattttcaatttgTAATCTACTATGAGTTGAAGCACCAGATTATTGAACTACATAAAAAAGAACAACTGGCTTGAATTAATATGTGCTACTTTCTTCAACAGATTTCCTAATTAATGATTTAacttataatgaaataattactaTTACAATATCAGATATTTACCTATATCTCGTGAAAAGTCAGTACATTATTTTTGCGTTATCCCTAATGTATGTGCGAAATATACCAACCTTTAACTTGATGGATTATAGTTATGATTTGCTGAGCAAATTCTCCTGTAGGTTTGTTTTCAGTATTCTGAGTTGAGTCAAGATGTTCAAACACTGGATGAAACTTTTCACTTTTCCTGCCAACAGCAACCAAATCATGTGACATCTGTCTCTCTGTGGAATAGCTAGAAGCAACCCTAGAATAATTTGTAAATGTTTAACTAAATTTGAGACTATTCACTGAGAAAATAACTTATTAAAATTAATCAAGATaactataaaactaaaaatgtttattttttcttataattaaggCACTAAATTGTATGCCATAAACATGTACAATAATGAGCAGGAGAAAATAGCTATAGGCACACAGTTTTGAGTTCTCCTTTTCAAATCAGAGATCATCAAATATTTGCCactttaataataaaatcttCAAAATTCTAAGCTAAACAATTTTTACTTCAAAAAATACAGCATGGCATTGAAGACACTCAATATGCAAAATATAATCAGATTATTTTCTACTCCCAAATGTCCATATAACTATAAAGCCAGCAAGCTGACACTATCTTGAAATACTACCATTCTTTACAAGCTGATATCAAACATAATAATGTTTCTGACTTCATAAAAATCCTAAACTTCTATGTCAGTAATGAGCTGAGACTAGTATTTTGAAATCAAATTCTGTTTAGCTTAATCACTTACAAAGTCTCACTGAACTCTCAGAAAATAGCCTTAGTTGTTAGCAAAGTTATGATCATGAGAAGCAATGATACTGTTCACCCTAAAATATATCCTTAAGGATATACTACCATTTATAATATAACCCCAACCATCTTACCATTTTAATACTTTCTGAATCTTTATAACTTTCATTAAGCACTTTCCTGACCCTCAAGTACCATTATAAATTCATGATTATGACATATAACAATTATTCATGCCAAACAAAGGGGCTCAGAGCTTACAAATATTAATCTTTGTAATACCTCTATGCAGAAGGTGTCATGATACTGAGACAATAGAtgtcatttgttttgcttttcatccCCGAGGTTAAGCATTCATTTGCATGTAATCCTTCCAAATGTCATAATGGGAAAGTATACTTTATTCTAAGAATGCTACTCCTGCTTAAAACCACTCAAATTCTTCATCTGTAGGCAGTTTATgcatcagaaaagaaaatgcctcattatttatatttattcctcATGTTGGACCCAAAACAGCACTAACCAGCTTATACCCATCTCACTCCTCTGCATTTAACTCTGAATAGCTTCTGGCTCTTCCTAAAAAATAAGTTCATTATTCAAAGAACTGAGATTTACAACTGCTAGGGTGTTTTATGATGATGTTTCAGAATCCGAAGATAAATCCAAAAGAGAGCcctgaaatatgttttaaataatagCAGCACCACTAAAAAAAATATCTCTTCATACAACAAAAATCAATCAGATGGATACATTTGGGGCTGTGGGTGTACACATGCACATATTTATTTACTGACGTCACTTAATAGCCATATATCTAAAACTGCTCCAAGGTTATGAAGGGCTTAAAGATATTCTTAACTGAAAATTTTAACTCTTCTAGCAAGATGGTTTTAAGTGCTTATTTTCAACTTCTCAGAGGAAAACCTTCCATCTGATTTTTCATGCTCCCTCTTAAATCAGCCCTGTTGAGATGACTCCCTGCCACGGCAGAAACATGGATGAGTGACTACGCCACAGGTTGATGCCACTGCTGTGGTTTCCTTGACTAATCAGAAAGACCTTTAGAGGGCCCATTTCTCCTCCTAATTTGTTCCAAGCTTCTCATTCTATATCTGATAACTAGTAAAAGACATTTAGTGATAAATGTTAAAAGCTAGAATGGCCCTGTAACAACCCCTACTaacaaagtaattagcctccaattaaaataaataaatttaaataaaaaataaatttaaaaaaagaattacatatgCTTTCTGTTCAAAGGGGTTTAATGGTACAAAAAGCTCTTCCATACCCCCAAAAcagctttacattttttttttacaggagaaaaataaggtgtttaaatagaattataaaaatgatCTATAAGGGAAAATCAGTTGACAATGGTTTTCACTGCTGTCTCAGTTTCCCCCAAGACAAAACCAGCTGATAAAGGCTTCCAGTTTTTCACcagataattattaaaatttacttGTAATTTATGATTACTGTCATAACTCTTATCTCCCCACTCCCAAGTCCAACTCTCAATTCATAGGAATACTGTGGTATACTTTGAAGCTATACTTAATTCTTGATATTTaccagtttaaaatttttctctagatatatcccataagatttttaataaaaaatataaaagtgacCATCTTTCtagaaaatatacatgaaaagaatataacctgaaattttgttttttaaaaataactatacttTTGCTATAAGGAAAAACTTCTGGAGACTTCAAAATGCAAAATGTTCTAGGTAGTTTCATTTGCAAATTTAATCACCCCTTCgtttatattttagtatttccCATGACATTACTGATCAACAAGTTTACAATTTCACAAAATATCCCCAAAACAAGTAGTTAAACTGGAAAGACCAAATGTTCTCATTTGAGATGCATTTtagacacttttaaaaattaaaatatagccaTCACCTGTATTCTATTAAAtcttctgggttctctgttcCCTCCCCCAACTTCACCCtggttttccttctctatttAGGATATTTCGCCTGATGTTCATCTGAGTGCCACGCATAACaactaacaaaacattaaaaaaaaaactatattaaaacTTAATTCCTCTTCTCCACAGTTAAAAAACCAACTGCCTggcaaaacaacaataacaaaaaccgAACCACCAAAATCAACGGATAATCTCCTGCTCTCTGGAAGTTTATAATAGGTAACAAAATTCATATGACACATGTaaagttttcctttctcagttttattCTAGCTAATAACTATCACAAAGCACTTTCTGAATCATAAGTTTGTTCCTGTCTTCCTAAGAACACATTTAGAATTTTTGGAGTTGAGGGAAATGGATTAGAGAGACTGCTACTCCCTTAATTCAACATctcattattactttttttcaCAAAAGTCCCGTGACTGGCCTTGTCAACCTCAGTGCCCTTTCAAGACATCTGATAGAAGGTGGCCAAAACTGAGCCCTCTCCCAGAAGCTAATCCTGTTACATCAGGCTGGCAGTGTGGTGGTCTTACTTTCACACCTCCTGCCCTTCTATTTCCTTTCCCTAGACTGCTCAGAATGGCACAGCTCAAAGTTCCTGGGTGTGTTTTCTGCCTTTGTTAACCTATAAATATAAAAGGTCTTTCATCTCATCTCCACATGTCtaaaacacaccaaccttcaaagcCTAGCTCACATGTCAACTCCTGaaagaagccttccctgaatCCCCCAGCTTGGGATCATCCGAATCACATATCATACACCACCTCACACATCACTCCACTGTGCCATGGTATTACCAACATTATCTTCTTGCCTCTAAGACCAGGGGAGAAGAAACCTAATCCTATGTGGATCCATAGTCCCAGGGCACCTTAACAGATTGTCTCACAGGGTAGGTCCTCAAAAAAATATATGCTgtataaaaaaatgataaaatgaaaaatgactgGCACAATATGAAATGATGAGTTTCACCTTAAAAGATGACAGATTTAAAAATTCTGagatcaatttttgttttttaactttcttggcttacttcaaaaaattttaacttaatttagataaatttaaattttttcattttttataagagAAAACCTCAAATATATTCAAAAGTTCAGAGAATCCTATGATGAGCCTGTCAAGTTAGCTTCAATAGTTATCAACACATAACCAActgaagcagactcacagatccTAGAGGAACACCCAGTTAATTTGGGCCCCAAAAGGCATAGACAGGTGACCTGCCCAATGTTATGGAACTGCGCAGTGACCTACTGGAAAACAAAGACCTATGCATCCCAACATCAAACAAAGTTTACCTCCCTATACTAGGACCCCCAAGAGGTACTAAGAGAAGACTGAGCGAAACATAGGAATGAAAGGGAATCTTTTCTCAATTAATTTTTgagtttagaaaatatatatgagaaatattagaaggaaaaaacTCTTAAGATTTTTGTGATACGTAGCAGCAAGTTAGCAGGTTTGTGTATCACAAAAATATCTCCACCCAGCTTATTTTGCCTCCAGCTGAAAAGTGCCCATCACGGGTAAGCTTGTGTGATTAGGTTACCTTCCTTCTATCCTAGCTGTGGTTTTTCACTCTTCCCCAGCCTAAGCAGCACCTGTCTGCCCGGAGCATCAGGGCTCCAGTGTCTTCTGGGGCTCATCATCCACCTCATTCCCCTTTTAGAATGGGGAAAAACTGGGTAGGGTCAGGGATGCCCTCTCTGTATCTCTTCACTGGGAAATAAAAGGATTAAATGCAAATACGGTTGAGGCAGTCAGTCCAATGTTGCCTTCACTAGCCAACCTTCTCATTCTAGATGCCTAGTGCTAGCACCTGGGAAGTCAAAGGAGCCTCAGTGCAGGCCCACCTGCCCCAGCTTACTCTTTTGTGGAGACTGGCatgccctccttccctcctctcaccAACTTCCTAGCCTGACCAAGGTTCAGCCTCTCACCTATTCTGTCCAGTAGTAAACCCAAACTCCCTTCATCTGCCCCATGACTTTCAGATGTCTACAACAGTGAGTGTTTGGAGTTCATAACAACCTTAGTACAGATTTTCATATTGTGACGCTCTTCATTCTGAAACATAGTTATGACTCATATGTAACTTCTACCTCTGATAATGCAGTTTCTGACAAAGTAGGTCACTAGAAGATCACTAGGTCAACTAGGCTTCTATTTCTCAAcatcaaattataaaattaacaGTGTTCAGCATCTCTAATGAGGTCTACTAAAATAAAATCCTTCAAAATTGTTACTTCTATGTTGACAGAAGTATTAACTATGCACTGAACATTCAAGAAGTGTCACCTACTGCTATTCTAGATACAAACTAATACCTAGAAAAATCACTAGGTTTCAACTGCACTGAtaactggaagaaaatgtatcaAAACCAGACCCAAGCTAAGAAAGTAAATGAACGTATAAAATGAACTGCCTTATTAGTATCTCCAAAAAAAGTGTATACTCTAGATTTTAACCAACAAATAACCTATCTGCACTCTAtgattatttcagttttattaagcAGAAGGAAATCTAATTTATGTTGGGAGTTGAGAACATGGCTGTTGAGGATATGAACTATCAATACCTTTGTTTTATGGACACTTCATCAGTTCACACATAACTAAATTCAACCCCACAAAATTCTTACAcattcattcatcagttaatAATTATAATCAGAGAGAAAGATTTTTGCTGATTATGATGCACTGCCATACTGAAAAGatgcatatatttattaataaaaatcactAAGTGACAACTGTATGTTTTCAACTGCACTGATAACTCAAAGAACATGTATTAAAACCTGACCCAAGCTAAGAAAGGAAACGAATGTATAAAATGAACCaccatttatacattttaaacaaatgtataaaatgaAGAACCAAAATTCTTCAAGTCTTTAGAAAGAACTTACAGTAAAGCTCTTTATTACACAAACCATTCCATAGGTCCTTGTCAGGTAATTCAAACATGTACTGACAGGTCCCACTTAATGGGCCATGAAATTCACAAAAGGAGAGTTTATTAATTCAAAACAAAGGTACAGCAGCCTCAATTTTAGGAAGCTCATTTTTGTGACACATGATGAAGATCGAGCTTCTATTTCTCAACATCGTTATAAAATTAACAGTGTTCAGCATCTCTAATGAGGTctactaaaataaaattcttcaaaattgtTACTTCTagcattctttaaaaatgttacagccaacttattaattctaatttaagaataaaacatttctttattaaatatttaaaaattcaagattttaacttttattttaaaattacttttactattattttaaaattcaaagttttTGTGATTGTACTTTTATGTAAAAATTCAAGATTTTTGTGATTTGATTGCATGTAATTttacctcaaaagaaaaaaaaactgtaaacaaatattaaatactgaaatatataaaGGTGAGTGTACTTGTATCTTCTGTATTTCACTTTGAAATGCAGTGAAAAATTAAGATGGAATGATAGATGAACAGATGTGATTACAGAAGtatagtaaaatgttaattgtagACTCTAGGTGGGTATATAGGTGTCGACTGTACACctatatatgtttgtatgttttgtttcAACTTTCAATTATGTTTCAATTGTGTTTCAATTATGTTTCAACTTTTCTATATGTTTGAACATTTTCATAATATaaggttagaaagagaaaaatcttaaggTAAGATCCTTAAACTTGATGCTCAGAGTAGCCTTTATACTCTTAAGATTAAGAACTAGTAGAGccgttatggagaaggcaatggcaccccactccagtactcttgcctggaaaatcccatggacggaggagcctggtgggctgcagtccatggggtcgctaagagtcggacatgactgaagctacttcactttcacttttcactttcatgcattggagaaggaaatggcaacccactccagtgttcttgcctggagaattccagggataggggagcctggtgggctgccgtctgtggggtcgcacagagtcagacacgactgaagcgacttagcagcagcagcagcagagcctttATATTCTTAAGATTAAGAACTAGTAGGAAATAAAGCACAAAGTGACTTaagatatattatataaaatagaatgttgctgtttagtcactaagtcatgtctgactcttttgcgaccccatggactgtagcccaccaggctcctttgtccgtggcatttcccaggcaagattactggagtgggttatgaCAATCATATATATGGTTATATACGGTTATGACAGCCATATAGAAAAGTAGCCCCAAAAAGCtgtatcaaaatattaataaaatggtcCTAAGGTAGTAGGATTATGGGTGATTTCCCCCCTCCCTTCTATTTGTCCAACTTCTTctaatataatcatatatataaattctttctgtgtacatataaatatgcatatgtatattttgagatatttttgtAAGTATAATGAATGTAAAAAAATATCAGGAAAAGGACAGTCAAATCtaactttaaagaaagaaacaaatgtattaaaaaaaaaaagactatgggTTTACCACCCTCACTTTTACATTCTAAccttggatttttttccctctagttttttttttcaaatacagatACGAGTCAACTGTGAACATAAATGCATCAAATCAACACGGTCCATCACTTTTTAACTCACATACTGGTAGTGTATTAAGATAACAAACAGACTAGCTGATGCATCCAAGTGTCAGTGCCTTATTATTCTCAGAATCCATAAACAGAGGTAATAGAACAAAGCATGCAATCCACTTTAGAGGAATAAAACCTATTACGAAAGTAGTCTTTTTTGTTAAAGTCTCATTAAGCGCTAAACCAAATGTCTTACAAATTGGCCTCTCTCTAGACTCTAGCCTAATTCCTCTACCTAGGAGAAGCTAGTTGGTTGAGCTCCACTCCTTTTGAGATGGTAGCAAGAACCATGTTAAGTCATCCACCTCCTTGAGACACAAGGGGACATATAGATTTGAGCCACAGGCACGGACTCAGATCTAAGTCACTTCATCTCTCACAGCCTCACAGTCTTTCTCTGTAATATCAGGGCCTGCTGAAAGGTCCCTTCCAGGCCAAAAGTTCTCTGAATTACATGCAACAGGGAAAACAGGCTTTGAGAAATTGAGCAAGGAATAGGTCTCCTTGAATATGACCTGGCCTATTTGTGGGTATAGAAAATGtggaaacataaaaatatgtaaattcatGAAGAGGACCAACTCCATAGAATGCCCTGCACCCCAAAAGCATCTTGAGATACAAACACGGAAATAAACATGACATCATCCTGTATTACTAAGTCATGGGATTAATTCCCATTACAGGGCTTTTTTGAAAAATCTGGCAATCCCCACCCCCTCACTTGATGAACTCTAAACACACTATGAACTCTATTTTCAAAGCTAAAATAAAGGTGGCAGAAACAGTTATTAcacatcattaagaaaaaatgaagacaataccTAGATCTATTCTGTGCTTGCTTCACATCTACTTTAACTGTGAGTGACTTCTTCCTAAGAAAGACAGATGAAGGCTTCAAGTCGGAATCACTATTATCAAGTTGGTTACAGGAAGAGTTGCTGTCTTTACTGccagctctttctttctttattttgtccTTCCGTGTGTCCTTACAGGATCTCGAATCAACATCGCTTTTATCTAAGTGGGTTAAGGCAGCACAGTCTTTCTTTGATGGCTTAGAAGATTCTCTGACTTGCCCACCTtcagtctctctccctcttccagcATGAGAACAACTGGACTCTCTATTCACAGGGCCTTTTTGAGAACCCAATTTTCTATCTTCCTCCTTAGGGTACCTCTGAGCTCTTCCATCATAAAAGTCCTTGTCGCCATCTGAGGTCTTTCGATATCTGTGGCGAGAATCACAGGATACCTTGGCTGCTGAACTGGTCTCTGGGAATTCCCTTGGAGCATATCGATGAGTCTGGGTTTCAAGGTTCCGCTGATCTTTCTTCTCTTGGTAAGGAGCAGAAAAATGCCTGGATTTCCACTGCAGGCTCCTGACAGGCTCTCTGTTTTCATACCTCTCCACATCGTGAGGTCTTTTTGATGTGTGTCCATATTTTCTGAAATCATGATCCTCAGGATACCTGTGTTGACATAAAACAGTTTACATTTGCACTAGAGAGAAGAAAGTGAGAATTTATATGTGTGGAATGTTGGGCAGCATGGCTTTAAATGCAAAATGTAGTGGAAAGTTAACCTACAATCCCTTAAGCCAGCTCATAGATGCACAAGGTACTTAAAGAAaatagcatcttttaaaaaaatatattctagcCATCTACATGATTTACTCTAAAAATAAACACTTCACTACTATCAGTAGACCAAAACTACACTACAATGCTTTTGATCTTTTAGACAAAAGCTTTTCAAGGTTATCTTTAACCATAAAGTAAACAGACTTTTTCATTTGAGGCTT encodes the following:
- the BCLAF3 gene encoding BCLAF1 and THRAP3 family member 3 isoform X3; this translates as MARSRSRSPRWRHRSLTPVPRSSEHYKQRYEHYGYDYRKDPKRHITWRMDNEKYGQSKPRISSRENIYYRSYEHRSPSPNIRGNSSEKFYTYKPPQVYLPERGDDSNRRAQYVPRHSEGIFYKEHQRSCYPQKAQGRYIPDDRRNRRSEKGGTPPVRSTTDSFRFEGYWHEDEPRHQRIQDEKYSQSLRRGPEDFEKRSSFQKRYPEDHDFRKYGHTSKRPHDVERYENREPVRSLQWKSRHFSAPYQEKKDQRNLETQTHRYAPREFPETSSAAKVSCDSRHRYRKTSDGDKDFYDGRAQRYPKEEDRKLGSQKGPVNRESSCSHAGRGRETEGGQVRESSKPSKKDCAALTHLDKSDVDSRSCKDTRKDKIKKERAGSKDSNSSCNQLDNSDSDLKPSSVFLRKKSLTVKVDVKQAQNRSRVASSYSTERQMSHDLVAVGRKSEKFHPVFEHLDSTQNTENKPTGEFAQQIITIIHQVKANYFPSPEITLHERFSKIQVKKAADVNETKLSSDPEIHRRIDMSLAELQSKQTMVYDSKQTLVKIIDPSDLRHDIERRRKERLQNEDEHIFHIASATERSDQHSSFSELKDTHVDEFQKPTSFEKSNFRKFIQKPSSNDTMQRKDVITHRPFEVEENHQNTRGFRRPFKTNFRGGRFHFQHKSDLVQKSLYIQAKYQRLRFAGPRGFVTNKFRERLLRGKKIF
- the BCLAF3 gene encoding BCLAF1 and THRAP3 family member 3 isoform X5, whose protein sequence is MARSRSRSPRWRHRSLTPVPRSSEHYKQRYEHYGYDYRKDPKRHITWRMDNEKYGQSKPRISSRENIYYRSYEHRSPSPNIRGNSSEKFYTYKPPQVYLPERGDDSNRRAQYVPRHSEGIFYKEHQRSCYPQKAQGRYIPDDRRNRRSEKGGTPPVRSTTDSFRFEGYWHEDEPRHQRIQDEKYSQSLRRGPEDFEKRSSFQKRYPEDHDFRKYGHTSKRPHDVERYENREPVRSLQWKSRHFSAPYQEKKDQRNLETQTHRYAPREFPETSSAAKVSCDSRHRYRKTSDGDKDFYDGRAQRYPKEEDRKLGSQKGPVNRESSCSHAGRGRETEGGQVRESSKPSKKDCAALTHLDKSDVDSRSCKDTRKDKIKKERAGSKDSNSSCNQLDNSDSDLKPSSVFLRKKSLTVKVDVKQAQNRSRKSEKFHPVFEHLDSTQNTENKPTGEFAQQIITIIHQVKANYFPSPEITLHERFSKIQVKKAADVNETKLSSDPEIHRRIDMSLAELQSKQTMVYDSKQTLVKIIDPSDLRHDIERRRKERLQNEDEHIFHIASATERSDQHSSFSELKDTHVDEFQKPTSFEKSNFRKFIQKPSSNDTMQRKDVITHRPFEVEENHQNTRGFRRPFKTNFRGGRFHFQHKSDLVQKSLYIQAKYQRLRFAGPRGFVTNKFRERLLRGKKEYTNIDPAI
- the BCLAF3 gene encoding BCLAF1 and THRAP3 family member 3 isoform X2; its protein translation is MARSRSRSPRWRHRSLTPVPRSSEHYKQRYEHYGYDYRKDPKRHITWRMDNEKYGQSKPRISSRENIYYRSYEHRSPSPNIRGNSSEKFYTYKPPQVYLPERGDDSNRRAQYVPRHSEGIFYKEHQRSCYPQKAQGRYIPDDRRNRRSEKGGTPPVRSTTDSFRFEGYWHEDEPRHQRIQDEKYSQSLRRGPEDFEKRSSFQKRYPEDHDFRKYGHTSKRPHDVERYENREPVRSLQWKSRHFSAPYQEKKDQRNLETQTHRYAPREFPETSSAAKVSCDSRHRYRKTSDGDKDFYDGRAQRYPKEEDRKLGSQKGPVNRESSCSHAGRGRETEGGQVRESSKPSKKDCAALTHLDKSDVDSRSCKDTRKDKIKKERAGSKDSNSSCNQLDNSDSDLKPSSVFLRKKSLTVKVDVKQAQNRSRVASSYSTERQMSHDLVAVGRKSEKFHPVFEHLDSTQNTENKPTGEFAQQIITIIHQVKANYFPSPEITLHERFSKIQVKKAADVNETKLSSDPEIHRRIDMSLAELQSKQTMVYDSKQTLVKIIDPSDLRHDIERRRKERLQNEDEHIFHIASATERSDQHSSFSELKDTHVDEFQKPTSFEKSNFRKFIQKPSSNDTMQRKDVITHRPFEVEENHQNTRGFRRPFKTNFRGGRFHFQHKSDLVQKSLYIQAKYQRLRFAGPRGFVTNKFRERLLRGKKQIF